GCATTGGATAAAAGCTACTGTTCCCGCTCGTAGTGGCGCGATTTGTCAGATTCTTGATGTACATACCCAAGCTGCGCGGGTAACTTTCATCGACGCAGGTAACGATCCTAATTATTTAGCTACACCCTTACCAGCAAAAACCATCGCTAAACTAGCTGTACCGATACCAGAAATCAAAAAAGTAGAACAACCATATAATTCTTTTGGTGGACAAATCAAGGAAAAACCAGAGAAGTTTTATACCCGAATTAGCGAACACTTACGCCATAAAGGGCGGGCTGTGAGCATTTTTGATTATGAACGGCTAGTATTAGAAAAATTTCCCCAAATTTATAAAGTTCGCTGCATTAATCATGGAAAGGTAGGACAAACTAATCAGTTATATGAACTAGTACCGGGGGCTGTAACTTTAGTAGTGATTCCTGATTTATCGCAGCGTAGTAGCACCAACGATTTAGAACCAAAAGTTAACATTAATCTCTTAGAAAAAATTGAGAAATATTTAGCTACTCTGAGTTCATCTTGGGTAGATATTAGAGTGGTGAATCCTGTATATGAGCATATTCAAGTTGAGTGTGAGGTGAAATTTAAACCTCCATATAATAGTAACTTCGGCTATTATCGCCGTGATTTAGAACAAGCTATTACTCAATTTTTGACCCCTTGGACAGTTAATAAAGGCGCAGATATTAATTTAGGAGGCACAATATATCGTTCATCTATTCTCAATTTTATTGAACAGCAATACTACGTTGATTATGTCGTTAATTTTCAGATGCACCATGACAAACAGCGCAATGTTAAAGAAGCGATCGCCACCACTGCACGCTCTGTACTTACATCAGTTTCCGTAACGACCACAGGTCAAACTCATATTATTCAAGAAGCACATACTGTTGCAGAACAGCCCAAATTGGCTTCGGGAATTTTGGGTTATGAATCATTAGATAATTTGGAATTGGGTTAACGGGTAGTCCACAAAAACAATTTTTGAATTTTGAATTAATATTATGTTGAGTTTATCTACTATTGCTACAAGTTTAAAGAATCGCTACGACTTAAAGATTTTATTCAAAAATAAAAGTCGGCTATCAGAAACTCAGTTTGCTGATTTGATTGACTCGACTTTAAATAAAAAAGAAGATAAGTTTTATGGAGTTTGGCAAAAGGGAAGAACATATTCCCCAGGCGATGTAGTTTATTACCAAGGTGTTTTGTGGGAAGTACAAGCAGCAACAGAAATTTGTGCTAAAGACAATGAAGAACCAGGGACATGTAGTAATTGGAAATCCCATGTTAACGAATTAGAACAGAAAGTAAATAAACTTGATAAGAATTTAACAACTCTGAATACAGCATTTACTACATATCAACAACAGATGGAATTACGTTTAGACAAACTACTCAAATATATAACATTACTTAGTTTGGGAGTAGCGATCGCGCTTTTGTGGTTGGTGATTGAATCCATTGATTACCT
Above is a genomic segment from Nostoc sp. MS1 containing:
- a CDS encoding carbohydrate-binding protein — encoded protein: MLSLSTIATSLKNRYDLKILFKNKSRLSETQFADLIDSTLNKKEDKFYGVWQKGRTYSPGDVVYYQGVLWEVQAATEICAKDNEEPGTCSNWKSHVNELEQKVNKLDKNLTTLNTAFTTYQQQMELRLDKLLKYITLLSLGVAIALLWLVIESIDYLFSFAA